From a region of the Arachis ipaensis cultivar K30076 chromosome B09, Araip1.1, whole genome shotgun sequence genome:
- the LOC107615321 gene encoding uncharacterized protein LOC107615321 isoform X2, which produces MALALMLKVNNVFIFVALLFIAMFCCYSDGELQEQSIAKVLSCFENNRATDSFCSGPCLSETRLVLNCINDMLSNFVFYNKATAKQMRNALDAGCSFSRERGQH; this is translated from the exons ATGGCATTAGCACTGATGTTGAAGGTAAATAATGTGTTCATTTTTGTTGCTTTGCTTTTCATTGCAATGTTTTGCTGCTACTCAGATGGGGAGCTGCAGGAGCAAAGCATAGCAAAGGTCTTGTCGTGCTTCGAAAATAACCGT GCCACTGATTCTTTCTGCAGTGGACCATGCCTTTCCGAAACACGGTTAGTACTTAATTGCATCAATGACATGCTATCTAATTTTGTATTCTACAACAAAGCCACCGCAAAACAGATGAGAAATGCCCTGGATGCTGGCTGCAGCTTTTCTAGAGAAAGAGGTCAACACTAG
- the LOC107615321 gene encoding uncharacterized protein LOC107615321 isoform X1, protein MALALMLKVNNVFIFVALLFIAMFCCYSDGELQEQSIAKVLSCFENNRIYSQCNEAYRLNPSGNINIPLQATDSFCSGPCLSETRLVLNCINDMLSNFVFYNKATAKQMRNALDAGCSFSRERGQH, encoded by the exons ATGGCATTAGCACTGATGTTGAAGGTAAATAATGTGTTCATTTTTGTTGCTTTGCTTTTCATTGCAATGTTTTGCTGCTACTCAGATGGGGAGCTGCAGGAGCAAAGCATAGCAAAGGTCTTGTCGTGCTTCGAAAATAACCGT ATTTATTCTCAGTGTAATGAAGCATATAGATTAAACCCATCTGGGAATATTAACATACCACTGCAGGCCACTGATTCTTTCTGCAGTGGACCATGCCTTTCCGAAACACGGTTAGTACTTAATTGCATCAATGACATGCTATCTAATTTTGTATTCTACAACAAAGCCACCGCAAAACAGATGAGAAATGCCCTGGATGCTGGCTGCAGCTTTTCTAGAGAAAGAGGTCAACACTAG